TCCTCCACTCGCTTCACTTCCGGAGcgcttctctgtctgcgctgcgcgcgtctcgcacgGCCTCACCAGCGTTTCAGGCTTGACTGTCATCGCGGGCGCCCACGCGCACCCgtagacgcgcaggcgctttgCGAAGGCGGGCTTGCCGTCCAAAACCAGGCTGAAGCTCCCGGCGCTGAAGACgttcgtcgccggcgcgaacTGCAGGAGAAGCAGCTGGAAGCCTTGCGGCGGAATCTCCCCCGACAGCGGCCACGCgctgaaaaacaaaaaatCGAGGCGCACTGAACCCAACAGATTCGCGCAGTGACTTTCTGCGTGCATTCCTACGTACAAATGCGTACTCAGGAGTACTCAGGACCATACGCATACGTAGatccatatatatgcgtatatcTATGTACATGTATGTTTGGATCTACGTACAGTGAGATGTACGTGTGCGCCTGCATTCATATATGTGGTATTTGTGGTTCGTTTGCTTAAAGAGATATGAAGAACGACTCGTGGAGAGTATGCAGATGCATGTAACTATTAATAAATTCTAGTCAGACTCTCTCTTTGTGTGTATTCTATTCAGTGTTGTGTCGACAGACTCACTTTGAGCTGCACGATGTGCGCTCCTGCATTTTAGACTGTCTAGGAGTTGCGCGTGCGTAACACGGAATATGCAGGGTCGACAAGGGGTTGTTTCGGTATTTCTTGACTCTCTTCTGAATTGTGTGTGGGTCGACAGCAAACTATTACCTGAAGACCGCTGCACCTGTCGTCGCGAGCTCCTCATTCGCCGCATCTTCACCCTCAGGCAACACCTCGAACGACAGCGGCGTGTCGCCTTCATTCAAAATCTGTGTAACGTGGAAGGCCTTTTCGCCTGAAGAGAAATCGAATGGACTGGAAAACAAGCTCTGTAGAAGCCCCTGTCACTGCTGTAGGCGCTGCGCGGTCTATGTGGTGTGCAGGCGACAGGAAAAGTGATATAGCAATGGTAGGGAGATCAAGAAGGCAAAGAGTTGCACTACTCAGCGGCCAGTGTCGAGACGCTCGAACAGAATTTAGTAGACAAAGACAGAGATAATTTGCGCATCCGTAGCTAATGAACAGGGTGTTTCGGCTCTGCGGAAAAGCAGAGGACGGCGCTACCAGCTGCGTGTTTTTCAAAGAGGCGAGTGCCTCGCAGATTGACAGGGAATatgcgcggcggcaggccgctgcgccagctCGCGTGGAGACTGCCTTACACGAACTCCGCGAGGACGCTAGGCACCTACTCCTGTCCTCAATGTTTGCCCTATCATTTGTCGCGCCGCCTACGCCTCTATGACGCGGATATTTCGAGTTCACCTGGAAAGCAGGGTTTGAAGCGAACGGCCGTTTCTGCGAGACGAGCTTTCGGCGGTAGAGCCTTGGCGCAGGGAggcagggcgcgggcgacgcatgCGATCGAGGCGGGCAGCTGAAGCGCGGAAGGCTCTACAAGGTGGTAAGACAAGTTTATTGACGGGCAcaccgccgcctcgagcACGCAGAAGTCCACGAACTCCGACGACGTGCCGTCGTACGTAACTCTGAAAGGAAAAGGAGGGAACTACTTCGCAAAAATATGTCTCCAATGCGCAAGCGTGTCTAGGGAAGTGTCGAGACTCATGCTTCGCTTGTGGTTTCGCTCTCAAACGAGACCGGGGCGCTTGGTGACTCGAAAAATAACGCATGCACTTTGTTTGGTGAACCAGTCTGAGGAAGCAGACTAGCAAGAGAGTCACCCCGCTGTGAGACGGCCAAAGTCCTGCTAATTGAGCACAGGCAAAACAAGCGCGGTCACGAACGGGAGACAGGACGAAGCCGACTAGCAGGAACCCGTTTTGAGCCGCATCTGTTCGCATTTACAAgcatacatatctatatacatccctagatatatatatatataattgTATGCATATGACATGTGGTAGGCGAGAACGGAGCTACAACGCTTGTAAGACGAAATAATCCAGCATCACCCCACAGATATCTTCGCAAACATGGATGTCCCCATATGTGCATACTTCATCCCGCGCACGTTCCGTCCAGAGAACTCTAGCGTGTTCGTGTTCATTCCGAGTCGCCGCCGATAAGACAGCGTGGCGCAGCCGTctgccgacgccgaggagaaaaTCGAAAAATCTTGAAAAGATGCAGGCGTCTCTCGCCCTTGCGGCGCCATGAACTCTTGCAAAGCTCGCGCGTCAACGCATGGTCTGTTCGCCATATCTGCCTCTACACGATTGTGTTTCCAGACTTTTCTCAAAAATGCTTCGCGTTTACGCCGGGCGGGCCTGCCAACTGGCGCCAAAGCTCccgagcgcctgcaggctcTTGTcttcggcgctggcgcgttCGCAACCTCAACGCAAAGTGCAAAAAGGGCACAATTCGGTGCAAAAACGTGTTTTTTATTCGATAAAGCTGCCTGATCACGTGCGCGGCCTCACTGGAAGGTGGTGACGGCGTTGGGCAGGAGCTCGGCTCGCGCAGCGTAGACAGAAAAGCCTGACGGGGGGTGCGGTTTCCGTCTCGCTCGATCGAGAGCGTCTTTCCAGATACATGTGAACTGCATAAATAAAGAAAGCGCGTGGCAATTGGTAAAGCCCTCTGATGTCGAGGTCAAGCACCTGCTCACCCTCGAGCTCGATTTCTCCCTCGTGGTGTAGCGGGCACGCTTCGGCGAATATGCTTCTCAGCCAAAGAGCGGAGCGTGAGGTCGCAAAATTGAAGTCTTCTCGTGCAGGCGGATGCATGCGGTGCGGAGGCAGTTGAACGCAAAGCCGCTGAAAAAAATTGACGCGATGTCCGGCTGATGCCGCAGGAATCCTTCAAAGTGTGCGTCAGCGCCCCCgagggacgcagagaaaCTTGGTAACACCAGCGATAGTGTAGATCTGCACGATATCCTCCCCATAGATATGCACGGATGTgaaaaaatatatataccttTTATATTCATTTACGTGTGGCATTTTTTTGCGGATATGCAAGTGCACGCATACGCGTTTGTTTGCGTAGAACCCGTGGATATCTGTAGAGGAAGTACCTTTTTGTTGGATGTGTTGGTCACGGAGAGGGCTCGCGGGAGCTCGCCAGCCTTGAATTCCAACACCTTCGGCGAAAGCGAGAtgccgctgcgcagacgaGTCTCATAGGCACAGGAGTCGAATTCCAGAATGACAGTTTTCACCCCTGTATAGCAAGAATACCCCTCTGGCAATCATCGTGGAAGTGGCGTAGAGACACAGCACCTATATCTGCCTATAAGCATACACATATTtctatatgcatatatgtcgacgtattgatatatatatataatggCAGACGGGACgttcgcgcatgcgcacttCGACTTTCGTCTCCtcatgcgcatgcgtgtgggCATACTGCTTCGCAATAAAAAATGAAGGAAATGGGGCGCAGGACAGCGCAAAGACGGAAGGGGAAAAACAGAAATTTTTCTGCTCTAATGAGAGAAATCGCGTGTCTGTCCTCACTCGGATGACGCGTCTCCCTCAGTCATCAAAGAagtgaagagagagaagctcGTTTCTGGCGGCTCAGGGACCTTGTCGGGGTTGCCTTGGCAATCCAATTCGAGGGAGTCTGAAGCAAAAACGGATTTTGAAAGGTCAATTAGCACTCCAATTGCTGGGTTGCTCAACGTGGTGAGGCGCAAGGAGATAGAGAGCACGAAAACCACGAAAAGGCAAGCGTGGGCTGTCCCGTAGGCAGAAAGCAAACTCCCGTTGTTTTACATCCCCCCATCTAGTGCAGCGCTCCGCGTTTTCACCGTTTTGGAACACAGTCGCGACAAGCGCATCCTGTAAATACTTTTTCCAAGGCTGCGTGCCGTCGCTTCCCGCCAGCTCCCCTCTCACCTGCCGGCGGGGTGCCCTTCCCAAACTCGGTCCACCTGCAGCACAGAATTTCGAAAGTCCAAGCAGCTCGTCGGTAGCGAATTACAGAGAAGCCCCGAAAGCGCGCTGATGATGCGGATTTGCACTGCTTTTCTGTAGCTACGTGCGTCGAAAAAAGGCTCGCTGGAAAGCGCGCTGGGCACCAGCATTCCATTTGGCGATTTCCACCTCGTACTGTCGCTTGAAGCTGTCTTTGCTATTATCAGAGGTTTTCCGCAGGAGATATAGAATGGAGAGGAAATAAGGGAGGGAAAGGTACACCGGCGCTCGGTACACGCCGCCAGTGTCAGGCGATTGCGTAGAAGAAGACGGGTACGTCTTCGGGTTTATACGAAGAGTACGTCCACACATATGCAGCTGGAACTCCTCCAGCAAGTGCAAAGCAGGAGGGAGCCGAGTCGGAGAGCAGAGTCAGCGGCGCTCAAGAAGTTCCGTCTTCGGTGCAATTGCTGGAGGATCTTCTCAAGGTTCGTCGATCGGCGCGCGATTAGTTGGCGGCTGAGCTTTCTCTGTCACCCATGAGTATGtcaagtatatatatatatatatatgcatctgTATGTGTCTATATGTATCTGCGTGAACGAGTGGCTTGGAGTCTCCAGTAGGTAGACACATTTAAGTGTGTATATGTTGTCTTGCCGCTTGagaacgcatgcagcgttCTGGATGGCCCGGATGGACACATCTTAGATATCAGCTGTCTGTCTCCCTGCTGGCATTTGTGCAGTGTCTTGTGCTTCTTTTTTTCATTTCTTTCATGGTCGCAGGTCTCCGGACCTCCTCAGGTAGACGTGACCCAGGGTGACTGCGGCCGGTCGCTCGGCGCTGGTGTAGCAGGTTCCCAGGAGATCGAGGGCGAGCGGTTTTTCGCCGCCccgaaggagaaaaaagctTCTTTTGTGGAGCTGTAGCGCCGCGTGCGAGCGAAAGGTGAAGGCGACTGTGGTCGCGGTCTGCGGGGGGAGGATCCCGCGCGGCTTGTCCGCGCGCACGAAACTCAAATTGTGCAAGTTGACCAGCTGAtacgcgacggcgcgcttcGAGAGGTTGCGGAGCTTCACCTGCCTGATCACCTGCGGAGGGGATacgagcgaagaaggaaaggcAGAAACTTCCCGCTGGAAACACGAGACAGCTGCCCTGCGGGCGTCGcagaccgccgcggcgcctcgaaaAGCTCGGAGCTACACCGACGCACAGCCTTACGTAGACGTTTTTGCTGCGGATATTCATGCCTGCTGGACGCACATACGGATCGTCTCCGTGGGGACGGACTGACGAAGAGGCCGTCGTGCTGCCCACATGCTTTAAGCTACGCTGGATATCACGACCTTTAATGCGCTTAACGATGGTCATGAAATGTGCAAGAGAACTGAGATCTGCTCTGTGTTGTGACAGACACCCAAGCCAGAAGAACTGTACGCAATTTGCGTTCCAGAGCGCGGACCCAGTACGCGATGCACACAGACGCATTTTCGCATTGGCAGACATATTGAGAGCGCTTTCCACACAACATTCTCGCGGGCCGTACCGACAGAATTCAAGCATTCCCCTGTATCAGTCTCTGGCACACGCACTCACCGTTGTGTCTACCCGtacgcggaggcgcacgagAGGACATCCCTCCGCGACTGCTAAGAAATGGGTACGATATGCGAAAGTATATGAAAGTGTCTATGTTGTATGGAAACGCAGCGATGCGCCGCTACACGTATGCATATGCTGTGCGGACAAACGTACAGGTCTGCCGTTTCTGTGTGTTTTTAGGCATCGGAATTGAAGCATACCTTAACGCCGGCTGGAACGCTGCCAAAGTGGAGGCTGTCGGAGGAGAGCGTCACCTGAACTGCGCCGACGATCCCCCGAACTTTCACGGTGAGAGGCGCTCCACTCCTCATCACCACCTGCGCGGCGAGTTACAAACTCTGCACAGAAACAAATGCAGGTGTCGCCTCACGTTTGTCCGCATCGAGCTTCACGATTGCTGCTGGAAGCGCGCGTGGTCCTTACATAGACGCAAAGTTCTGTGTGCATTGTCAATCGATCTATGTGCCTTCGTGCATGCGATGGTGAAGGGGTGCTGCGGCCATGCATGGAAATTATTTCGCAGTCAAGAGCTCTTATCCGTAGGCTCTAGTAGcacgcacatatatatagtatGGGGGGGGGTGTGTAGCTCtacagagagagcgcggtACAAATACAGACAGacgcacacacatacatgtatatctAGGTATTTTTTCCACGGAGGTGTGTGCGTCGCTGTGGAGTCCCACCCTATGAATGCAAGTATATGGACGGGCGTCTGCAAATTCGCGCGTATTACCTGGAATTCCTGAAAGACTTCTTCGTTGACAGAAAACCCCTGAAATTTGAACGTCAGCGGAACGGCCTCCCCAGGGCGGACGGCTCCGCTCCGTGGAGCTGCAGTTATCGTAGCTGGAAGCTTGGCGTTCGCATGCGGCTGACTTAGGCACGTGCGGACGACCTGGGGTTCGATAGGAAAACAGGTGAAGCCGCGGAACTTGAGAAAGGGAAATTCTTGCTGGAAATCAGTGCGTCTTCCTCATGGGAAGTGACGCTAAACAGAATCGGATCACCCTGAAATGGTTTGggtcgcagcggcgaagggctTTCTCGTTTCAAATTCAAGGTTTCTCGGACGGCGCAGCTTTTCAAAGAGTAGCTGGTAGATGGTATCCAATTGTCGTGGATGAGAAGCATTAGAAGAAACGAGTCCGGTGGAAAGAGTCGTccaggcgaaggcagcacCAATGTGTTTCGATTGAAGGCATTCGTGTGCACGTCTGAGAGGCGCGACTGCCAGCAACAAGAAACCGCACTCCGCTTCAGTGTTCTACGAGCTACAGTGTTTTCGTTTACTCGTTTGGAgtatacagttctggatcgcggattCTCTGTACACAGACGATAGCAACCACGCAAGACATGGTTGGTACTTCGCCGCACAGATAGTCCACGTTTCTACTAATAAAATACATCCACTTATATGTGTTTATATGGGGATCGGCGGATACGAAGGAGGCAAGCTCGTCGCTCACGTGGTTGCCCGAATGTATACAGTTGTTTTGTAGATCGATGCAGGAAGGTGCGAGCTTCCATATGCCCGGTGGCTGTTTCTAATCGTTCTCTAACCTCAAAATAGGCGGTAACGGGTGAGGAATTTTCCAAGGCAACTGTCCTTGTCTCCGACGTTCCCCAGAGGACGGTGCCGAACTCGACGGAAACCTCCGTTTCGCCATGAACATGGAGATGCGGAAGTTTTCCAATTCCTCGCACACTCATCGCGCAACACTCTGTCTCCTTTTCAGTCTCGAAAGAACACCAAGACTCATTTGCTGCCGTAGTATAGTCCTCCAGTTTCGGGTTTTTCTTTTGACATTCCGAGGTCCCAGAAgagtctgcgtcgcccggcCTTCTGTTACATGTTTGCTCGACTTCGCCCGGCGAGGCACAAATATTAGCTCTCACGATGGACGACGAGGGCACCGTCCCTTCGTGAAGGGCGGTATTTGCTTCTCGCGGTGTGCTGGACGTCACCGAACAAACAATGGTACCTTCGTAAATGAGAGCGGCTGACGGCCGGAAGACTGCAGTAAATTGCTGCATACCTCCGACAGATATGTGAGAAGTTTTCGGGTGAATTCTGAACGGGGGGGCTTCCTTCCACGAAATTTCTGCCGGGAGAGAACCCGTGTTGTGTACAAGGAAACGTACATGTGTGTCATCCTGTACGGGGCCGAACCCGAAGTCGACGCTGGGAGGCAGCGAGATTGCTGCCCGtttctctgtcgccttcaGGAATACAACAAAGGACCCTCTTTCGCAAACGATTTCCAGCTCTTCCACAAGCGATTTTTGGCTaagaggagagaaagtgACCGGGAGCCTCTTTGTCATGCCTGGTGGAAGTCGGAACGGCTCAGGAAACGGTAGGAtgaaggcgcggccgcacgaCAGTTTGTAGAAGATGGTCTGATGTTCTGTGCCTATATTCTTTAACAGAAGTGGCTTCGTGAACTCGCGACCAACCATCCAGTCTGACCAAACCAGCTCGTCTTCACAGTCCAGTCGGAACGCCTCCTGGCGTTCTCGACGTGGAAGCCATTTGCCTCGAGGCGCCGATGGTGCCGTTTCGTCAGCCATTTTGGAGACC
This portion of the Besnoitia besnoiti strain Bb-Ger1 chromosome VII, whole genome shotgun sequence genome encodes:
- a CDS encoding hypothetical protein (encoded by transcript BESB_080740) → MADETAPSAPRGKWLPRRERQEAFRLDCEDELVWSDWMVGREFTKPLLLKNIGTEHQTIFYKLSCGRAFILPFPEPFRLPPGMTKRLPVTFSPLSQKSLVEELEIVCERGSFVVFLKATEKRAAISLPPSVDFGFGPVQDDTHVRFLVHNTGSLPAEISWKEAPPFRIHPKTSHISVGGMQQFTAVFRPSAALIYEGTIVCSVTSSTPREANTALHEGTVPSSSIVRANICASPGEVEQTCNRRPGDADSSGTSECQKKNPKLEDYTTAANESWCSFETEKETECCAMSVRGIGKLPHLHVHGETEVSVEFGTVLWGTSETRTVALENSSPVTAYFEVVRTCLSQPHANAKLPATITAAPRSGAVRPGEAVPLTFKFQGFSVNEEVFQEFQVVMRSGAPLTVKVRGIVGAVQVTLSSDSLHFGSVPAGVKVIRQVKLRNLSKRAVAYQLVNLHNLSFVRADKPRGILPPQTATTVAFTFRSHAALQLHKRSFFLLRGGEKPLALDLLGTCYTSAERPAAVTLGHVYLRRWTEFGKGTPPADSLELDCQGNPDKVPEPPETSFSLFTSLMTEGDASSDGISLSPKVLEFKAGELPRALSVTNTSNKKFTCIWKDALDRARRKPHPPSGFSVYAARAELLPNAVTTFQVTYDGTSSEFVDFCVLEAAVCPSINLSYHLVEPSALQLPASIACVARALPPCAKALPPKARLAETAVRFKPCFPGEKAFHVTQILNEGDTPLSFEVLPEGEDAANEELATTGAAVFSAWPLSGEIPPQGFQLLLLQFAPATNVFSAGSFSLVLDGKPAFAKRLRVYGCAWAPAMTVKPETLVRPCETRAAQTEKRSGSLPADARRRRLYARILRAECDGDSDLRRELPRGERRRGGSAAALLTRRRKRNPPAAAGGKENRLPSASLPPIGLALVMETMTEMIHAVLHSEKTAEILQTLLEEPAPRFDEIVGLPRPTAASPQALEASAADKYPNTANGAPAAHATYAVPGLTLREDFKNWSPLTANFLDCVPTLPAALAKVQSSPRDRGDGLETLLAHDENLSLEALPAVVSDVFRRLLLEAVAGVLRADAAALGLERSPGEAPAR